The Terriglobales bacterium genome includes the window CGGATCAGGGAGAGGAACTCCTCTCGGGTTTCGTGCTCGTTGCGGAAGGCGCCGAGCATGGCGGAGGTCACCGCCGCGGAGTGCTGTTTTTCCACCCCGCGCATCATCATGCACAGGTGACGCGCTTCCACCACCACGCCGACGCCCTGCGGCTCGATCACGCGCTGGAGGGTTTCTGCGATCTGCGTGGTCAAACGCTCCTGGACCTGCAGGCGTCGCGAGAAGATATCGACCAGGCGCGGCAGCTTGCTCAGCCCGATGACTTTTCCATTGGGCACGTAGGCGATGTGCACCTTGCCGAAAAACGGAAGCATGTGGTGCTCACAGAGGCTGAACATCTCGATGTCCTTGACGATCACCATCTCGTCGTAATTGACGGTGAAGAGCGCGCTCTTGAGCATGGTTTCGGCGTCTTCGTGATAGCCCTTGGTCAGGTGCTGCATGGCGCGCTGGACGCGCTCCGGCGTGCGCAACAGGCCTTCGCGATTGGGATCTTCGCCCAGGCGCACAAGCACTTCATGCACCAGATCGGCGAAGCCGGCGCCGGCCAGCGTGGGGGATTCTGCGACTTGCGACATAGGTCCTTTCTTGGCGCTAATGACGCGCCTCCGCTCCTCCGGCATATTCGAAGGAGTTCATCATCGTCTCATCCATCCTCACCTTTTCCAGATGGGCGTAAGGGAACCCGCGCTGCAATATTTCGTAGATCTCAATGCAAAGGTTTTCGGTGGTGGGAACGCGGGCGCTGAATTCGGGCAAGGTGTTGAGGTTGGCGTGCTCATAGCGCGACAAGATTGCGCCCGCGACAAAACCGTCGAGGTCAGCCAGGTTGCAAACCATCCCGGTGCTGGGATCGACGGACCCGCTCACCGTGACCTCCAGCGCGTAATTGTGGCCATGGCCAAACGGGTTGTTGCATTTGCCATAGGTGGCGCGGTTCTCCTCTTCCGACATGTCGTCGCTGTGCAAGCGATGCGAGGCGGAAAACCAGTAACGACGT containing:
- the folE gene encoding GTP cyclohydrolase I FolE; translation: MSQVAESPTLAGAGFADLVHEVLVRLGEDPNREGLLRTPERVQRAMQHLTKGYHEDAETMLKSALFTVNYDEMVIVKDIEMFSLCEHHMLPFFGKVHIAYVPNGKVIGLSKLPRLVDIFSRRLQVQERLTTQIAETLQRVIEPQGVGVVVEARHLCMMMRGVEKQHSAAVTSAMLGAFRNEHETREEFLSLIRAKAGNGSF
- a CDS encoding 6-carboxytetrahydropterin synthase, whose amino-acid sequence is MKAHLTRRYWFSASHRLHSDDMSEEENRATYGKCNNPFGHGHNYALEVTVSGSVDPSTGMVCNLADLDGFVAGAILSRYEHANLNTLPEFSARVPTTENLCIEIYEILQRGFPYAHLEKVRMDETMMNSFEYAGGAEARH